In Bacillota bacterium, one DNA window encodes the following:
- a CDS encoding S-adenosylmethionine decarboxylase proenzyme, protein MNHALGRHVLCEAYGCDPEVLNDRKAIEQIMTDAALAAGAEVREVAFHKFSPQGVSGVVVISESHLAIHTWPELGYAAVDVFTCGERVDPWDAVNILREKLQAQNVTTSEVKRGIFQHKVSVKIS, encoded by the coding sequence ATGAACCATGCTTTGGGGCGTCATGTTCTTTGTGAAGCATACGGATGTGACCCTGAGGTACTCAACGACAGAAAAGCCATCGAACAGATCATGACTGATGCCGCGTTGGCGGCCGGTGCTGAGGTACGGGAAGTTGCTTTTCACAAGTTTAGCCCACAGGGAGTTAGCGGAGTAGTTGTCATTTCCGAGTCGCACCTCGCGATTCATACGTGGCCAGAATTAGGATACGCTGCGGTAGATGTCTTTACTTGTGGAGAGCGAGTAGACCCTTGGGATGCAGTTAACATCCTGCGGGAAAAGCTGCAAGCGCAGAACGTTACTACTTCCGAGGTAAAAAGGGGAATCTTTCAGCACAAGGTGTCAGTGAAGATATCTTGA
- the sigH gene encoding RNA polymerase sporulation sigma factor SigH: MPVQSVAEGNDQTHYLQLTDEEVVQRAQNGDRDAMDFLLHKYQKLVYIWTRPYFLQGAEDDDLLQEGMIGLFKAIRDFSPGASSFWSFAKLCITRNIISAIKGTTRQKHIPLNSYTSLHKPIYDNEGDRTLIEVISSNKMDDPESVVIDRERIDYTQKHIAEVLSDFEYRVFRLYINGLSYREMAEELNTHTKSIDNALCRIKSKISTQF, translated from the coding sequence ATGCCGGTGCAAAGCGTTGCAGAAGGTAATGATCAAACACACTACTTACAACTTACCGATGAGGAGGTGGTCCAGCGCGCTCAGAACGGTGACAGAGATGCAATGGACTTTCTACTCCATAAGTATCAGAAGTTAGTGTACATTTGGACTCGGCCCTACTTTCTGCAGGGAGCCGAGGACGATGATCTGCTGCAGGAAGGAATGATCGGCCTGTTCAAGGCTATTCGAGACTTCTCGCCCGGGGCCTCTTCCTTCTGGTCCTTTGCGAAACTATGCATTACCCGCAACATTATCAGTGCCATCAAGGGAACCACCAGACAGAAGCACATTCCACTAAACTCCTACACATCCTTGCACAAACCAATTTACGACAACGAAGGAGATCGAACTCTCATCGAGGTCATCAGCAGCAATAAGATGGATGATCCCGAATCAGTGGTCATCGATCGCGAGCGCATTGACTATACACAGAAACATATCGCTGAAGTGCTCAGTGACTTTGAATATCGGGTGTTTCGATTATACATTAACGGATTGTCCTATCGTGAGATGGCCGAAGAGCTAAATACTCACACTAAATCCATCGACAACGCCCTTTGTCGGATCAAAAGTAAAATTTCTACCCAGTTCTAA
- a CDS encoding DUF554 domain-containing protein, protein MTGTIVNTLAIIVGATLGLLLRSRLPSRVSKTIVHGVGTVTVVLGIDMGLKSQNILIPLLSLVVGGAIGEAIDIQNWLESISSRVESRFKGEKNQFSQGLITASLVYLVGPMAILGAINDGLSGDYQILLTKSMLDGITSIALGSTLGVGVAFSAIPVLIYQGTLSLAADMARTLFTEPVVLEMTATGGFMVLAIGLNILEVTKIRVGNLLPGIVICILLVQVLMALNLL, encoded by the coding sequence ATGACCGGAACAATTGTTAACACCCTAGCGATCATTGTGGGAGCGACATTAGGTCTCTTGCTCCGCTCACGGCTACCGTCCCGAGTCAGCAAAACAATAGTTCACGGAGTCGGTACCGTGACGGTGGTGTTAGGTATCGATATGGGCTTAAAAAGCCAGAACATACTCATCCCTCTACTTAGCCTGGTAGTCGGCGGAGCCATCGGCGAAGCCATCGATATCCAGAATTGGCTGGAAAGTATCAGCAGCCGAGTGGAAAGCAGATTCAAGGGAGAGAAGAATCAGTTTTCTCAAGGGTTGATTACCGCCAGTTTGGTATATCTCGTAGGGCCCATGGCCATTCTCGGGGCGATTAACGACGGCCTCAGTGGCGACTATCAGATCCTGCTGACTAAATCGATGCTCGATGGGATTACTTCCATTGCCCTTGGATCGACTCTAGGAGTTGGAGTAGCCTTTTCAGCGATACCGGTCCTTATCTACCAAGGAACCCTGAGTCTGGCTGCGGACATGGCTAGAACCCTTTTTACCGAACCTGTCGTTCTAGAGATGACCGCGACCGGTGGATTCATGGTTTTGGCAATCGGGTTAAATATCCTTGAGGTGACCAAAATCAGGGTAGGAAATCTACTACCGGGCATCGTAATCTGTATTTTATTGGTCCAGGTACTCATGGCTTTGAATCTGCTATAG
- a CDS encoding MgtC/SapB family protein — protein MTPLVVLTRIGLAIVLGGIVGMEREMHGRDAGFRTHILVCIGSALIMLVSMYGFPDSFGFDPGRLAAQVVSGIGFLGAGTIMREGSSVRGLTTAACLWVVAGVGLAVGAGYYVGAIAGALAAVLTLEVLDRVEHRFLTGGPWRIRVTALDRPGLLATISSVLSHHHADIRTVSITEGDKENYVTIHFTLEGIQQTHLTAVFGALQAIEGVSTVESR, from the coding sequence TTGACTCCACTAGTCGTTTTGACCCGGATAGGGCTTGCGATTGTCTTGGGCGGAATCGTCGGCATGGAGAGGGAGATGCACGGGCGAGACGCCGGGTTTCGCACTCATATTCTTGTCTGTATCGGCTCGGCCTTAATTATGTTAGTATCCATGTACGGCTTTCCCGATAGCTTCGGCTTTGACCCTGGCCGGTTAGCGGCACAGGTTGTCAGTGGTATCGGTTTCTTGGGTGCGGGTACTATTATGAGAGAAGGTTCTTCCGTACGAGGTCTGACCACTGCTGCCTGCCTGTGGGTAGTAGCAGGGGTTGGCCTGGCCGTCGGAGCAGGGTACTATGTTGGAGCGATTGCCGGCGCACTGGCTGCGGTATTGACCCTGGAGGTGTTGGATCGGGTTGAACACCGTTTCCTGACGGGAGGACCATGGAGGATTCGGGTAACGGCCTTAGATCGACCGGGCTTGTTGGCGACAATTTCCAGCGTCCTCAGTCACCATCACGCCGACATCAGAACCGTAAGTATCACGGAAGGCGATAAAGAAAACTACGTGACAATCCATTTTACCCTCGAGGGAATCCAACAGACGCACCTAACCGCTGTCTTTGGTGCTTTGCAGGCCATCGAAGGAGTTAGTACTGTCGAATCAAGATAG
- the surE gene encoding 5'/3'-nucleotidase SurE: MHILITNDDGIHSFGLRVLAQRLGKIGRVSVIAPDRERSATGHAITVHHPLRLTPYPNFAENVESAMSLDGTPSDCVKIGVEAVLATSVDLVVSGLNPGPNLGTDLLYSGTVAGAVEAVLSGIPAIAASTMSLTVPTEDLEQMADWLGYLVRKVHQQGLPRETLLNVNFPDCPWEKIKGVRLTRPGVRRYQNVFDKRVDPRGRIYYWMAGDPVDLDEGEDTDAAAVRAGYISISPVRFNLSDPAIMEEMTTWQLQV, from the coding sequence GTGCACATTTTGATTACCAACGACGACGGAATTCATTCCTTTGGGTTACGAGTGTTAGCACAACGATTAGGCAAGATCGGAAGGGTCTCAGTAATTGCTCCTGATCGGGAACGCAGTGCCACCGGCCATGCCATTACGGTACACCATCCTCTGCGGTTAACACCCTATCCCAATTTCGCCGAGAATGTAGAATCGGCTATGAGTCTCGATGGAACCCCTTCAGACTGCGTTAAAATTGGGGTGGAGGCGGTTTTGGCTACCTCTGTAGACCTTGTTGTCTCGGGCTTGAATCCGGGACCAAACCTAGGAACTGACCTTCTGTATTCAGGGACCGTTGCAGGGGCGGTAGAAGCGGTGTTGTCGGGGATCCCGGCCATTGCGGCCTCGACAATGAGCCTGACCGTCCCGACAGAAGACCTTGAGCAGATGGCCGATTGGCTGGGGTACTTAGTAAGGAAGGTTCATCAGCAAGGGCTACCCCGAGAAACCCTACTGAATGTAAATTTCCCGGATTGTCCCTGGGAGAAAATCAAAGGGGTAAGGCTAACCCGACCAGGGGTTAGGCGTTATCAGAACGTCTTTGACAAGCGGGTGGACCCCAGAGGAAGAATCTACTACTGGATGGCCGGTGATCCTGTGGACTTAGACGAAGGTGAAGATACCGACGCAGCAGCGGTCCGCGCTGGCTACATTTCCATCTCACCGGTACGATTTAACTTAAGCGATCCCGCGATCATGGAGGAGATGACAACCTGGCAGTTGCAGGTTTAG
- a CDS encoding DUF4264 family protein, protein MENSKVQTNEQDQLRVIGHEVLDISGEYGKMITFFNQTLKDKGLIFGLSKSGDKFAITIYEVP, encoded by the coding sequence ATGGAGAACAGTAAGGTTCAAACCAACGAACAAGATCAACTACGGGTTATCGGCCATGAAGTGCTGGACATCAGCGGAGAGTATGGCAAAATGATTACCTTTTTCAACCAGACCCTCAAGGACAAAGGATTGATTTTTGGCCTTTCCAAGAGCGGCGACAAGTTTGCCATCACTATTTACGAAGTACCCTAA
- the lexA gene encoding transcriptional repressor LexA has protein sequence MSKLTKRQQEIFDFIVEEVREKGYPPSVREIGKAVGLKSSSTVHGHLSRLEEKGLIRRDPTKPRAIEILGMNKLVRKETINVPIVGNVTAGEPILAHENIEDYFPIPADFVSSEEELFMLHIQGDSMIEAGILDGDYVLVRRQPSADNGDIVVALIGEDSTVKRFFKEDGYYRLQPENPAMEPIIVQEVEILGKVVGVFRRLH, from the coding sequence TTGAGCAAACTTACAAAGCGCCAACAAGAAATATTTGACTTTATTGTCGAAGAGGTTCGGGAGAAGGGATATCCTCCTTCCGTCCGGGAGATCGGCAAGGCGGTGGGCCTAAAGTCCTCGTCTACCGTGCACGGTCACCTAAGTCGGCTTGAGGAGAAGGGCTTGATCCGTCGCGATCCCACCAAACCTAGGGCTATCGAAATCTTGGGAATGAACAAGCTTGTCCGCAAGGAGACCATTAACGTTCCCATCGTAGGCAACGTTACGGCCGGTGAGCCTATCTTGGCCCACGAGAACATCGAAGATTATTTCCCCATTCCTGCGGATTTTGTTTCCTCGGAGGAAGAGCTTTTCATGCTTCACATCCAAGGTGACAGCATGATTGAAGCAGGTATTTTGGATGGCGACTATGTCCTGGTAAGGCGCCAGCCTAGTGCCGACAACGGAGATATTGTCGTTGCGCTGATCGGTGAAGACTCTACCGTGAAGCGGTTTTTTAAAGAGGACGGCTACTACCGATTACAGCCGGAAAACCCTGCGATGGAACCAATTATTGTGCAGGAAGTAGAGATCTTAGGGAAAGTCGTGGGCGTATTTCGAAGACTTCACTAG
- a CDS encoding LysM peptidoglycan-binding domain-containing protein has translation MAISSTRLRRFALQMGLIGFVLAGALFGLVSMTNSMQPDNFIEVTVAPGDTLWKIATQVTSGKDPRSVIYDIKKYNGLESGFLKVGQVLQVPLYE, from the coding sequence ATGGCTATTTCTAGCACCAGGTTGCGTCGGTTTGCGTTACAGATGGGCTTGATCGGGTTTGTATTGGCCGGAGCGCTATTTGGGTTGGTTTCCATGACCAACAGTATGCAGCCGGATAACTTTATTGAAGTGACCGTAGCTCCCGGAGACACGCTGTGGAAGATTGCCACCCAAGTGACCAGCGGCAAAGATCCCCGAAGCGTGATCTACGACATCAAAAAGTACAATGGTCTAGAATCGGGCTTTCTCAAGGTCGGACAGGTGCTTCAGGTGCCGCTATATGAGTAG
- a CDS encoding tyrosine-type recombinase/integrase has product MMFMLDYDQYLKEFSDTMALNKSPRTAEAYYSDLRLLKLHLVLSRAECVVNLDNKRAHELEADLKAQGRLSSLGEDLLSQFTVDIKEITSGDLVGYFLFLKQTMGYAQSTINRKIVSVRQFFKYLAQHKLIDDTSAVVDLQTRTIRHNEAPVHLKAEEALAFLETVKQAKNPRDYAIFLIMLAMGLRISEVVAMNIDDISEDTSVFRVVGGKGDKNRLVPVPPSVKEAVAEYLKVRPGDKAKGKDRLALFLGNRYTRITPRAIQARLKEYAQAAPLPEAKKELLTPHKLRHSFATSLYINGEDLRTLQRLLGHEDISTTTIYTHVDDEKLVASLERNPFA; this is encoded by the coding sequence GTGATGTTCATGCTCGATTACGATCAATACCTCAAGGAATTTAGTGATACCATGGCCCTCAACAAGAGTCCTCGGACAGCAGAAGCTTATTATTCCGACCTCCGTTTGCTCAAGCTTCACTTGGTACTGTCCCGGGCTGAATGTGTAGTTAATCTCGACAACAAGCGGGCCCATGAACTAGAGGCAGATTTAAAGGCCCAGGGACGTCTCAGCAGCCTGGGCGAAGACCTTTTGAGTCAGTTCACAGTGGATATCAAGGAGATTACCTCGGGGGATCTCGTCGGGTATTTTCTTTTTCTCAAACAGACCATGGGATATGCGCAAAGTACCATTAACCGCAAGATCGTTTCGGTAAGACAGTTTTTCAAGTATTTAGCGCAGCATAAGCTGATTGACGACACCTCAGCCGTTGTCGACTTGCAGACCAGGACTATTCGCCACAATGAGGCTCCCGTTCATCTGAAGGCCGAGGAGGCTCTGGCCTTTCTCGAAACGGTGAAACAAGCCAAGAATCCCCGGGACTACGCGATTTTCCTGATTATGTTGGCTATGGGCCTTCGCATCAGCGAAGTGGTGGCGATGAATATCGACGATATCTCTGAGGACACCTCGGTGTTTCGGGTCGTAGGCGGCAAGGGTGACAAGAATCGCTTGGTTCCTGTTCCCCCCAGCGTCAAGGAGGCGGTGGCAGAATACCTCAAGGTTCGACCAGGGGACAAAGCTAAGGGCAAAGACCGTCTTGCCTTGTTCCTGGGCAACCGGTATACCCGCATCACCCCTCGAGCGATTCAGGCAAGACTCAAGGAGTATGCCCAAGCTGCTCCGCTGCCGGAAGCGAAGAAGGAGCTGTTGACTCCCCATAAATTGCGGCACAGCTTTGCCACCTCGTTGTACATCAACGGTGAAGATCTGCGAACCCTGCAGCGACTGCTGGGACATGAGGACATCTCCACCACCACTATCTACACCCATGTCGATGATGAGAAGCTGGTGGCCTCTTTAGAAAGGAACCCCTTTGCTTGA
- a CDS encoding NAD-dependent protein deacylase → MEQMLRQVAEVLRNTTNAVAFTGAGVSTESGIPDFRSSTGIYTQTDNAMELLSLTTFHARPKEFYQFFKDSFLRYGDAQPNAAHKVLAKWQREGRLTTLVTQNVDGLHQAAGSPRVLELHGHTRSVVCLSCDREFPMSDFVIDSETYPRCPECDKPLKPRVVLFEEPLPQDVLGEAFAAAQAAEVLIVVGTSLTVSPANYLVDYRNPRGKLVIINLDPTPYDRYADWVIHGKAGETLTRLDELLS, encoded by the coding sequence TTGGAACAGATGTTGAGACAGGTGGCTGAGGTTCTGAGAAACACAACTAACGCCGTTGCCTTTACCGGCGCGGGAGTCAGCACGGAATCGGGGATCCCTGACTTTCGATCCAGCACCGGTATCTATACTCAGACCGATAATGCGATGGAATTGCTGTCTCTTACCACCTTTCATGCGCGGCCTAAGGAGTTTTATCAATTCTTCAAGGATAGCTTTCTCCGATACGGAGATGCCCAGCCCAATGCGGCCCACAAGGTTCTTGCCAAATGGCAGCGGGAGGGCCGGCTGACGACTCTAGTTACCCAGAACGTCGATGGTTTGCATCAAGCTGCCGGCAGCCCAAGGGTATTGGAGTTACATGGTCATACCCGTTCAGTGGTTTGCCTCAGCTGTGACCGGGAGTTTCCCATGTCGGACTTTGTCATCGACTCGGAGACCTATCCGCGCTGCCCGGAATGTGACAAGCCCTTGAAACCCAGAGTAGTCCTCTTTGAAGAGCCCTTACCACAGGACGTTTTGGGCGAGGCCTTTGCTGCTGCCCAGGCGGCGGAAGTGCTGATTGTTGTCGGAACATCCTTAACCGTGTCTCCCGCCAACTATCTTGTTGACTATCGCAATCCTCGGGGCAAACTTGTCATCATTAACCTGGATCCGACTCCCTATGACCGGTACGCCGATTGGGTGATTCATGGCAAAGCCGGAGAAACCCTCACTCGTTTGGATGAACTCCTATCCTAA
- the thyX gene encoding FAD-dependent thymidylate synthase, whose amino-acid sequence MNAKLIYRTPGMLQLVELAGRTCYRSEAKITDSSAAGFVSRIVSRGHESVIEHSQIVIEVVGAPAETLLTALRLNRYITAYPTGEDGLYLAGNARMFKDLVRAGKEYLASTDDPRFAELIDQLLEQLYSLPQAFFVDFVNHGWMDAHRFTEEQTEEGTPTIVPRMIFSQKGQTVELLNLDTRFPELEGLPTTTQEGLVSCTLRVTTSRDSTHQEVRHRPAAYSQESQRYVDLQNQLQYVHPEEIPQDQRITVDFSGMDSMLGSEVHLTFDEMMQVTHRFYRALRAAGFVPEVARGILPNAMGTTIVITRTLANWRHYLQLRTEAGAQRPIRVRAQAILAELQAAGWLLDLNRTEK is encoded by the coding sequence ATGAATGCAAAACTAATATATCGTACACCTGGAATGCTGCAATTAGTGGAACTAGCGGGAAGGACATGCTATCGTTCTGAGGCAAAGATTACCGATTCCTCAGCTGCGGGGTTTGTTTCCCGCATCGTTTCTCGAGGCCATGAATCGGTAATCGAACACTCTCAAATCGTCATTGAGGTTGTCGGTGCTCCAGCCGAAACCTTGCTAACGGCGTTGCGACTTAATCGATACATCACTGCCTATCCCACTGGGGAAGATGGTTTGTATTTGGCGGGAAACGCCAGGATGTTTAAGGATCTAGTGCGGGCCGGAAAGGAATACCTGGCCAGCACCGACGATCCCCGGTTTGCAGAGCTGATTGACCAACTCCTTGAGCAGCTCTACAGTTTACCCCAGGCGTTTTTCGTCGATTTTGTCAACCATGGCTGGATGGATGCCCACAGATTCACGGAAGAGCAGACCGAGGAAGGGACGCCTACCATTGTGCCCCGGATGATCTTTTCCCAGAAGGGGCAGACGGTGGAGCTTCTGAACCTCGATACCCGGTTCCCGGAACTTGAGGGACTGCCGACAACAACTCAGGAGGGCCTGGTCAGCTGTACCCTGCGGGTGACTACCTCCCGGGATAGTACCCATCAAGAAGTAAGACACCGTCCCGCAGCCTATAGCCAAGAATCCCAAAGATATGTGGATCTGCAGAATCAACTGCAGTATGTCCACCCCGAGGAGATCCCTCAGGACCAGCGAATCACCGTGGATTTTTCGGGGATGGACAGCATGCTGGGATCTGAGGTGCACTTGACCTTTGATGAGATGATGCAAGTGACCCATCGTTTCTATCGGGCGCTGCGGGCAGCAGGATTTGTGCCTGAGGTAGCCCGGGGGATATTGCCCAATGCGATGGGAACGACTATTGTCATCACTCGCACCTTAGCCAATTGGCGCCATTATCTCCAGCTGCGGACTGAAGCCGGAGCACAGCGGCCGATTCGTGTCAGGGCTCAAGCTATTTTGGCGGAGTTGCAGGCCGCGGGCTGGCTATTGGATCTGAATCGTACCGAGAAATAG
- a CDS encoding ATP-binding protein, producing the protein MAEICPSCGKKLQIRQLPLPTWAIDARKKFGDILEMKVCPYCSGEGELAAMRPHYQDFVAGKVDVYGRPKPSLNPLPAKIRKMRFETFQVSPQLRLAYEAAWEYAHNYPQSAAGGKGLLLYGPVGAGKTHLAASICNALIDRGFDVVWTNTPEFITKLKRSFDTGVNEATVMDSHIRAGLLVLDDIGSEKPTDWVESRLYEVINSRLEREAPIIFTSNCQADVLTKRLGQRIVSRIRGMSQGVQLRARDYRTIS; encoded by the coding sequence ATGGCGGAAATATGTCCGTCTTGCGGGAAAAAACTCCAGATCAGACAGTTGCCCCTTCCGACCTGGGCTATTGATGCCCGCAAGAAGTTTGGTGATATCTTGGAGATGAAGGTCTGTCCCTATTGCAGCGGGGAAGGGGAACTCGCAGCCATGCGGCCCCATTACCAGGATTTTGTGGCGGGAAAGGTGGATGTTTACGGGAGGCCGAAGCCCAGCCTAAATCCTTTGCCGGCAAAGATCCGGAAAATGCGTTTTGAGACCTTCCAGGTGAGTCCACAGCTGCGGTTAGCCTATGAAGCCGCCTGGGAATATGCCCATAACTATCCCCAATCGGCTGCCGGAGGCAAGGGACTGTTGCTGTATGGACCCGTGGGCGCGGGCAAGACCCATCTGGCAGCTTCTATCTGCAATGCACTCATCGATCGGGGTTTTGACGTAGTCTGGACCAACACCCCGGAGTTTATCACCAAGCTCAAACGCAGTTTTGATACGGGAGTTAACGAAGCGACGGTGATGGATTCCCATATTCGAGCGGGCCTTTTGGTCTTGGATGATATCGGTAGCGAAAAACCGACGGATTGGGTAGAATCTCGCCTCTATGAAGTGATTAACTCCCGCCTGGAACGGGAGGCGCCGATTATTTTCACCAGCAACTGTCAGGCTGATGTTCTGACCAAGAGGTTGGGGCAGAGGATTGTGTCGCGGATTCGCGGGATGTCCCAAGGAGTGCAGCTTAGGGCCAGGGACTATCGGACAATTTCTTAA
- a CDS encoding DnaD domain protein: MAFNYETTGSVEFTMQQVFDEYHRVIGLMSPSHYDKLNHWREKGMEPALLAQAILSVENEHQRRVQANEPGAHQIRRISYLEGILRNWYNDGLRTYRDWDAREDEQVQMALQRGSSSGGDGDRSIGSYETTKEEWGWEV, from the coding sequence ATGGCTTTTAACTACGAAACAACGGGTTCTGTGGAATTTACCATGCAGCAGGTGTTTGATGAGTATCATCGAGTGATTGGGCTGATGTCTCCTTCCCATTACGATAAACTGAATCACTGGCGGGAGAAGGGAATGGAACCGGCCCTTCTTGCCCAGGCGATTCTCTCCGTGGAAAACGAACACCAGCGCCGGGTGCAAGCCAATGAACCCGGTGCCCATCAAATTCGCCGGATTAGCTATCTGGAGGGGATCCTGCGTAACTGGTATAACGACGGTCTGCGTACCTATCGGGATTGGGATGCCAGGGAGGACGAGCAGGTACAAATGGCCCTGCAGAGGGGTAGCTCATCGGGAGGCGATGGAGATCGCTCCATCGGTTCCTATGAAACCACCAAGGAGGAATGGGGTTGGGAGGTTTAG
- a CDS encoding metallophosphoesterase, with protein MKILIVADDIHPRLYEHYNPDLFPPIDFIISCGDLQPWYLSYLMSCFNAPLFYVRGNHDTWIPDQDTDGGENLAGRVITHKKIRMAGFEGSRFCGSPDSLQYTERQMRRMSWKVQCAALRHRGLDIIVTHSPPFGIHDADDPTHMGFLTYVNLINKYQPKYFIHGHTHLNYGHNQKRITTLGETTIINGYGYFILDYEQGVSEIDRRHR; from the coding sequence GTGAAGATTCTGATCGTAGCCGATGATATTCACCCTCGCCTGTATGAACACTACAACCCGGATCTCTTTCCGCCCATCGATTTCATCATCTCCTGTGGTGATCTACAGCCCTGGTACTTGTCCTATTTGATGTCCTGCTTTAATGCCCCCTTGTTTTATGTCCGGGGCAATCACGATACCTGGATTCCGGATCAAGATACCGATGGGGGCGAGAATCTCGCCGGCCGCGTGATCACCCATAAGAAGATTCGGATGGCGGGCTTTGAAGGGTCGAGATTTTGCGGCTCTCCTGACTCCTTGCAATACACGGAGCGACAGATGCGACGGATGAGTTGGAAGGTGCAGTGCGCCGCCCTGCGGCATCGGGGATTAGACATTATCGTTACCCATTCGCCTCCCTTTGGCATCCACGACGCCGACGATCCCACCCATATGGGCTTTTTGACCTATGTGAATCTGATCAACAAGTATCAGCCTAAATACTTTATTCATGGTCATACCCATCTTAACTATGGCCATAACCAAAAGCGAATTACCACGCTGGGAGAAACCACAATTATTAACGGATACGGATATTTCATTCTCGATTACGAACAGGGTGTCAGCGAAATCGATCGACGACACCGGTGA